One segment of Vagococcus martis DNA contains the following:
- a CDS encoding putative polysaccharide biosynthesis protein, with amino-acid sequence MPNQNTSFEETEKELNAKEKMVRGSLWMTIGNVFSRLLGAAYVIPWYAWMGTDANIANALFNKGYNIYALFLMIATAGIPGAIAKQISHYNSLNEYGISRRLFRRTMVIMGVFGVACSGVMYLFAPILADGNADLIPVMRALSAAILIFPMMSVIRGYFQGNQNMMPSAVSQIIEQIARVFYMLLMTFIIMKVTTGDYVDAVIQSTFAAFIGMLGAFAALIWFYSKQKSRMNYLVENSNNEVEISENHLIKEMIKQAIPFIIVGSAITLFKLVDQYTFERMMASFTNYSPKQLEALFSIFSANPDKLVMITVSLATGMAMTSLPLVTEAYTKNEKPELAKLISDNIQLLLFIMVPAILGMIVLARPMYALFYIPETLGVSVLIEASLVGLVMGYFILISTTLQGLYQNREAILLLGIGLIIKLVLQYPMIRMFETYGPLIATAIGLGVAAMFMTRSIYRITKFDLAMTAKRTLLIVILGAIMSLVTWLVRSGLYMMLSPDRKFQAFIIIMICVVFGIISYGWLVLRVRLADQLLGPKARKYRRKFRIK; translated from the coding sequence ATGCCAAATCAAAACACTTCTTTTGAGGAGACTGAAAAAGAGTTGAATGCAAAGGAAAAAATGGTTCGTGGCTCTTTATGGATGACAATAGGAAATGTTTTTTCTAGATTACTAGGTGCAGCGTATGTCATCCCATGGTATGCATGGATGGGCACGGATGCTAATATAGCAAACGCCTTATTTAATAAAGGGTATAACATTTACGCCTTATTTTTAATGATCGCAACAGCTGGTATTCCAGGTGCGATTGCAAAACAAATTTCACATTATAATTCGTTAAATGAGTATGGTATTAGCCGACGTTTATTTAGACGGACGATGGTAATAATGGGTGTGTTTGGTGTTGCCTGTTCGGGAGTCATGTATTTGTTTGCCCCAATTTTGGCGGATGGAAACGCTGATTTAATTCCAGTGATGCGAGCTCTAAGTGCAGCTATCTTGATTTTTCCAATGATGAGTGTCATTCGTGGGTATTTTCAAGGGAATCAAAATATGATGCCTTCTGCGGTATCACAAATTATTGAACAGATTGCCCGAGTATTTTATATGTTACTTATGACGTTTATTATTATGAAAGTGACAACAGGTGATTATGTTGATGCTGTTATCCAATCAACCTTTGCTGCGTTTATCGGAATGCTTGGTGCATTTGCTGCATTAATTTGGTTTTATAGTAAACAAAAATCACGTATGAATTACTTGGTTGAAAATAGTAATAATGAGGTAGAAATCTCTGAAAATCATTTGATTAAAGAGATGATTAAACAAGCGATTCCGTTTATTATCGTTGGTTCTGCCATTACCTTGTTTAAGTTGGTTGACCAATACACATTTGAAAGAATGATGGCAAGCTTTACAAATTATTCACCGAAACAATTAGAAGCTTTGTTTAGTATTTTTAGTGCAAACCCTGATAAATTGGTTATGATTACGGTATCTTTAGCTACAGGGATGGCTATGACAAGCTTGCCTCTTGTGACAGAAGCATATACAAAAAATGAAAAACCTGAATTAGCTAAATTAATTAGTGATAACATTCAGCTGCTACTTTTCATCATGGTACCAGCGATATTAGGAATGATTGTTTTAGCAAGACCTATGTACGCTTTATTTTATATACCAGAAACACTAGGCGTGAGTGTGCTGATTGAAGCTAGTTTGGTTGGTCTTGTGATGGGGTACTTCATTCTGATTTCAACGACATTACAGGGATTGTACCAAAACCGAGAGGCGATCTTATTATTGGGTATAGGGTTAATCATAAAATTAGTTCTACAATACCCAATGATTCGTATGTTTGAAACATACGGTCCACTTATTGCGACAGCCATTGGTTTAGGTGTAGCTGCAATGTTTATGACACGTTCGATTTACCGAATTACCAAATTTGATTTAGCAATGACAGCAAAAAGAACTTTATTAATCGTGATTTTAGGGGCGATTATGTCACTTGTTACTTGGCTTGTCAGAAGTGGGCTATACATGATGTTAAGTCCTGATAGAAAATTTCAAGCCTTTATTATCATTATGATATGTGTGGTATTTGGTATTATCAGTTATGGTTGGTTAGTACTACGTGTGAGATTAGCAGATCAATTACTTGGCCCAAAAGCACGAAAATATCGTCGGAAATTTAGAATAAAATAA
- a CDS encoding pseudouridine synthase, which produces MRLDKFLSHTGFGSRKEVKELLKKKRVTVNQTMIRDAKFSVNENEDEVCVDGQPILYEKYVYYMLNKPKGVISATEDASSRTVIDLVKADDYKKGLFPVGRLDKDTTGLLLLTNDGPLAHDLLSPKKKVPKLYQALVQGEMTKEDSEIFSSGSIQLDGEKCLPATLTILSIDMEKKQTLIHLEIMEGKYHQVKRMVEAVGKKVIELERLEMANLTLDKELPRGKYRPLTENELKLLKNNE; this is translated from the coding sequence ATGCGTTTAGATAAGTTTTTAAGTCATACAGGATTTGGTAGTCGTAAAGAAGTAAAAGAGTTACTGAAGAAAAAGCGAGTGACGGTCAATCAAACGATGATAAGAGATGCTAAATTTTCAGTTAATGAAAACGAGGATGAGGTCTGTGTCGACGGACAGCCTATTTTATATGAAAAATATGTTTATTACATGTTAAATAAACCTAAAGGAGTGATTTCTGCGACAGAGGACGCATCCTCTCGAACAGTGATTGATTTAGTTAAAGCAGATGATTATAAAAAGGGATTGTTTCCAGTGGGAAGACTAGATAAAGATACGACTGGTTTACTGTTGTTAACTAATGATGGTCCTTTGGCTCATGATTTATTATCTCCCAAAAAGAAAGTGCCAAAGTTGTATCAAGCCTTGGTTCAAGGAGAGATGACGAAAGAAGATAGTGAGATTTTTTCTAGTGGAAGTATCCAGCTAGATGGTGAAAAGTGTTTACCAGCGACATTAACAATTTTATCTATTGATATGGAAAAAAAACAAACCCTTATTCATTTAGAAATTATGGAAGGCAAGTATCATCAAGTGAAAAGAATGGTTGAAGCTGTTGGGAAAAAAGTCATAGAGCTTGAAAGACTTGAAATGGCAAATCTGACACTAGATAAAGAGTTACCTCGAGGAAAGTATCGCCCATTAACTGAAAATGAGCTGAAATTGTTAAAAAATAACGAATAA
- the pepV gene encoding dipeptidase PepV: MTIDWRKEVEARREDLMKDLFTLLSIPSVREDDLATEDAPVGPGPKAALLKFLELGERDGFLTKNVDNIAGHIEFGDGDETLGVFGHVDVVPVGPGWDTDPFEPVEKDGRIYARGASDDKGPTMAAYYALKIIKELGLPVSKKTRVIIGTDEESEWKCMDHYLEVEDTPDFGFSPDAEFPIINGEKGNTTILIEYPGKNEGNLTLVKFDSGMRDNMVPETATAVVEISGDINAFEKEFEEYLATAPVTGDIEVVGSTATLTVHGKAAHGAMPSKGINAGTYLANFLSFYDFSGSAKDYLTTIADYVHTDTEGKHFGVNHVDDIMGDLTMNAGVFKFDSSRDDNIITLNFRYPKGLTEEMIFDRISEKTANTSAKVIQKAGGKGPHYVSPEDPLVKTLLEVYEDHTGLKGHEQVIGGGTFGRLLERGVAYGAMFPDSIDTMHQKNEFISVDDLINATVIYADAIYRLIK, from the coding sequence ATGACAATCGATTGGAGAAAAGAAGTCGAAGCTCGTCGCGAAGACTTGATGAAAGATTTATTTACATTATTAAGTATTCCTAGTGTTAGAGAAGATGATTTAGCGACAGAAGATGCACCAGTTGGTCCTGGACCAAAAGCTGCATTGTTAAAATTTTTAGAACTAGGAGAACGTGATGGTTTCTTAACTAAAAATGTAGATAATATTGCTGGTCATATTGAATTTGGTGATGGCGATGAAACGTTAGGTGTGTTTGGTCACGTTGATGTGGTACCAGTTGGACCAGGTTGGGATACAGATCCCTTTGAACCAGTAGAAAAAGATGGACGTATTTACGCGCGTGGTGCTAGTGATGATAAAGGCCCTACAATGGCTGCTTATTACGCATTAAAAATTATCAAAGAGTTAGGACTACCAGTTTCTAAAAAAACACGTGTCATTATTGGGACAGATGAAGAAAGTGAATGGAAATGTATGGACCACTACTTAGAAGTGGAAGATACACCTGATTTTGGTTTTTCACCAGATGCTGAGTTTCCAATCATCAATGGTGAAAAAGGAAATACAACTATTTTAATTGAGTATCCTGGTAAAAATGAAGGAAACTTAACATTAGTTAAATTTGATTCAGGTATGCGTGATAACATGGTACCAGAAACAGCAACAGCTGTCGTTGAAATTTCAGGTGATATTAATGCATTTGAAAAAGAATTTGAAGAATATTTAGCAACTGCACCTGTAACAGGTGATATTGAAGTGGTAGGATCTACTGCTACATTAACGGTTCATGGTAAAGCAGCTCATGGCGCTATGCCAAGTAAAGGAATTAATGCCGGAACTTATTTAGCAAACTTCTTAAGCTTCTATGATTTTTCAGGTTCAGCAAAAGATTACCTAACAACGATTGCAGATTATGTCCATACTGATACTGAAGGTAAACACTTTGGTGTGAATCATGTCGATGATATTATGGGAGATTTAACAATGAATGCTGGTGTGTTCAAATTTGATTCATCAAGAGATGATAATATTATTACGTTGAACTTCCGTTATCCTAAAGGGTTAACTGAAGAGATGATTTTTGATCGTATTTCTGAAAAAACAGCGAATACATCAGCTAAAGTGATTCAAAAAGCTGGTGGAAAAGGTCCTCACTATGTATCACCAGAAGATCCATTGGTGAAAACATTATTAGAAGTTTACGAAGATCACACAGGTCTTAAAGGTCATGAACAAGTTATCGGTGGTGGAACATTTGGTCGTTTATTAGAACGTGGCGTTGCTTATGGCGCAATGTTCCCAGATAGTATCGATACAATGCACCAAAAAAATGAATTTATTTCAGTTGATGATTTAATCAATGCAACAGTGATTTACGCTGATGCGATTTATCGTTTAATTAAATAA
- a CDS encoding glycerophosphodiester phosphodiesterase, whose translation MKKKKYIITVLLASLCVLGVILIQKHSNQKIINKIYSHRGASGEETEHSFPAYDLALLYGSHNIEQDLVTSKDGTLYVSHDDNAKRLTGVDRLYSDMTDEEINQLRTSDNNRILRLQDVFDRYKKTTHYVIELKENDKQIDLFNNIIRQNNMEDFVIIQARTLTSLNKIKQTFPKMTTLLLAKDDIEAQNACKADYVDIISLNTKFMTKDIIKIIHEANKQANFWTLNSMADINKATNLGADSYFTNYTAKAIELEKKAHASFFH comes from the coding sequence ATGAAAAAGAAAAAATATATTATAACTGTGCTTTTAGCAAGTCTTTGTGTATTAGGAGTAATTTTGATACAAAAACATTCAAACCAAAAAATTATCAATAAAATATACTCACACCGCGGAGCAAGTGGTGAGGAAACCGAGCATAGCTTTCCTGCCTATGATTTAGCTCTACTATATGGTTCACATAACATCGAACAAGATTTAGTCACATCAAAGGATGGAACTCTCTATGTTTCTCACGATGATAACGCTAAACGTCTCACAGGTGTCGATCGCCTGTATTCTGATATGACTGATGAAGAAATTAATCAACTTAGAACAAGCGATAATAATCGCATTCTACGCTTACAAGATGTATTTGACCGTTACAAAAAAACAACTCATTATGTCATTGAACTAAAAGAAAACGATAAACAAATCGATTTATTTAACAACATCATCAGACAAAATAACATGGAAGATTTTGTGATTATTCAAGCTAGAACACTAACTAGTCTAAATAAAATTAAACAAACCTTTCCTAAAATGACCACTTTACTTTTAGCAAAAGATGATATTGAAGCACAAAATGCATGTAAGGCTGACTATGTAGATATTATATCTTTAAACACTAAATTTATGACAAAAGACATCATTAAGATAATTCACGAAGCTAATAAACAGGCTAACTTTTGGACGCTAAATAGTATGGCAGATATTAACAAAGCAACTAACCTTGGAGCTGATTCTTATTTTACAAACTATACAGCAAAAGCTATTGAACTCGAAAAAAAAGCACATGCTTCTTTCTTTCATTAA
- a CDS encoding IS1182 family transposase codes for MYKNYNTKQVTLSLNLDIYLEENDIAFAIDELVENIPVDVFSVFEHRMGTSSYHPKMMLKLILCGYTQSIFSGRKIEAMSKDSIRAMWLTQSQTHNFRTINRFRVNPLVQPILQECFIQFRNQLVSQQLIDEEAIFIDGTKLEANANKYTFVWKKSTQRYEESLREKSKSYYQQLVEEQIIPSICSEDDELNTENLKQIIDELEMKVSDLSTKIENTSDVQERKELRSERKEPKKALKAFSDFIYRKQKYKEQHDIYDGRNSYSKTDHDATFMRMKDDHMMNGQLKPGYNVQIATNHQYVLAYETFSNPTDFKTMIPFLDTIKKSYFDLPKYIVADAGYGSEENYQAILDDFERTPLITYTMYQKEHTKKYKQNPFIPDNWIYNELADTYICPNNREVKFRNYSTRTDKSGFKRQLKMYECESCLNCPVRALCTRAKSSKNRVIQRNGNWEYFKAHVRELLKEDVTGEIYRQRKIDVEPAFGNLKANLAFNRFSVRGKDKISQELGFALMALNLRKLRKNRKDISERARKNKHSEMRGFILECLFSVKRLLGQPLFSFFML; via the coding sequence ATGTATAAGAATTATAACACGAAACAGGTTACTTTATCACTGAATTTAGATATTTATTTAGAAGAAAATGATATCGCTTTTGCGATTGATGAATTAGTAGAAAATATCCCTGTGGATGTGTTCTCAGTTTTTGAGCATCGAATGGGAACTTCGTCTTATCATCCAAAAATGATGTTGAAGCTTATTCTGTGTGGCTACACTCAATCTATTTTTTCAGGCAGAAAGATAGAAGCTATGTCTAAAGATAGCATTCGTGCCATGTGGTTAACGCAATCACAGACACATAACTTCAGAACAATTAATCGATTCAGAGTGAACCCACTGGTTCAACCGATACTTCAAGAATGTTTTATTCAATTTAGAAATCAGCTTGTTTCTCAACAATTAATTGATGAAGAAGCTATTTTTATTGATGGAACAAAGTTAGAAGCCAACGCAAATAAATATACCTTCGTTTGGAAAAAGAGCACACAACGCTATGAAGAATCTTTGAGAGAGAAGTCAAAGTCCTATTACCAACAACTTGTAGAAGAGCAAATTATTCCATCTATTTGTTCAGAAGATGATGAGTTAAACACAGAAAATTTAAAACAAATCATTGATGAGTTGGAAATGAAAGTAAGTGATTTAAGTACTAAAATTGAAAATACTTCAGATGTTCAAGAGAGAAAAGAACTTCGTTCTGAGCGTAAAGAGCCTAAAAAAGCATTGAAAGCTTTTTCTGACTTTATCTATAGAAAGCAAAAATATAAAGAACAACATGATATTTATGACGGTAGAAATAGCTACTCTAAAACAGATCATGATGCCACTTTTATGAGAATGAAAGATGACCACATGATGAATGGTCAGTTAAAACCTGGATATAACGTTCAAATTGCAACCAATCATCAATACGTTTTAGCATATGAAACATTTTCAAATCCAACGGATTTTAAAACAATGATTCCTTTCTTAGATACTATCAAGAAATCTTATTTTGACTTACCTAAATACATTGTGGCTGACGCAGGTTATGGTAGTGAAGAAAACTATCAAGCAATTTTAGATGATTTTGAAAGAACTCCATTAATTACTTATACAATGTATCAGAAAGAACACACTAAAAAATACAAACAAAATCCATTTATTCCAGATAACTGGATTTATAATGAATTGGCAGATACTTATATTTGCCCGAATAATCGAGAAGTCAAATTTAGAAATTACTCTACTCGAACAGATAAATCTGGATTCAAAAGACAACTTAAAATGTATGAATGTGAGTCTTGTTTAAATTGCCCAGTTAGAGCATTATGTACTCGTGCGAAGAGTAGTAAAAATCGAGTGATTCAAAGAAATGGGAATTGGGAATATTTTAAGGCTCACGTAAGAGAGCTTTTGAAAGAGGATGTCACAGGAGAAATATACCGTCAAAGAAAAATAGATGTTGAACCAGCCTTTGGAAATCTGAAGGCTAATTTGGCATTCAATCGATTCTCTGTAAGAGGAAAAGATAAGATTTCACAGGAGCTGGGATTTGCGTTAATGGCACTAAATTTAAGAAAACTGAGAAAAAATAGGAAGGATATTAGTGAGAGAGCACGAAAAAACAAGCATTCTGAAATGAGAGGTTTCATTTTGGAATGCTTGTTTTCTGTAAAGAGACTTTTGGGTCAGCCTCTTTTTTCTTTTTTTATGTTATAA
- a CDS encoding ABC transporter ATP-binding protein/permease — protein MLELKNIKKYYTVGGTTTKALDGVSVSFRRQEFVAILGASGSGKTTLLNVIGGLDNYDSGDMIIDGKSTKDFKDSDWDAYRNNSIGFVFQSYNLISHLGIIENVELGMTLSGVSKEEKRKHATAALERVGLADHMHKKPNQLSGGQMQRVAIARALANDPDILLCDEPTGALDTETSLQIMKLIKELSKEKLVIMVTHNPELAYDYADRIIEFSDGKIKNDSKPHTEESHDNEFKLKRTKMSFFTALKLSFNNLRTKKGRTLLTAFASSIGIISIGIVLSLSNGFQIQIDKTQTETLSKFPITISQVTTDQSMNQRNALGSDQAKYSKKKEVTPKLSEQDKSQHINKINQEYVDYIKDINPNLTNSIGYSRTVAMNMLGNVDGDIKPISFSNAAPNNNNSMESAMSSMTGIGISSFPTKLNKDSKDFLQENYNVIAGDYPRSSTDVVLIVDKQNSTNINALKNIGLDVKEDDPIPFDDIVGKEFKLISNNDFYQKIPTGNYIPNTDYKKMYDSNNNTTIRVSGILRIKPSSSMNLLSPGFAYSNDLTAKIVEENEQSDIVKAQRDSNKNVMNNETLDAQAKENLLAYLGGTTTPSSILIYPNNFSDKQDILTYLDKYNKGKDKADRVLYTDLAGTMTQLTGGLMDAITYVLIAFAGISLVTSMIMIGIITYTSVLERTKEIGVLKALGARKKDITRVFDAETCILGIASGSLGVLIAYASTFPINNLLYKLTDLKNVAQLNPKHAIILVIISTVLTMIGGHIPARIAAKKDAAIALRAD, from the coding sequence ATGCTTGAGTTAAAGAATATCAAAAAATATTATACTGTTGGTGGCACAACAACAAAAGCCCTTGATGGCGTATCAGTATCATTTAGACGGCAAGAATTTGTTGCTATCTTAGGAGCAAGTGGTTCTGGGAAAACGACTTTACTGAATGTCATTGGTGGACTCGATAATTATGATTCTGGAGATATGATTATTGATGGGAAGTCTACAAAAGATTTTAAAGATAGCGATTGGGATGCTTACCGAAATAATTCAATAGGGTTTGTCTTCCAAAGTTATAATTTAATCAGTCATTTAGGCATTATCGAAAACGTCGAGTTGGGGATGACTCTTAGTGGTGTATCAAAAGAGGAAAAAAGAAAACATGCTACAGCTGCCTTAGAAAGAGTAGGGCTTGCTGATCATATGCATAAAAAACCAAATCAATTATCAGGTGGACAAATGCAACGTGTCGCGATTGCTCGAGCGCTTGCAAATGATCCAGATATTTTACTATGTGATGAGCCAACAGGAGCATTAGATACAGAAACTAGTTTACAAATCATGAAGCTTATCAAAGAACTCTCTAAAGAAAAATTAGTCATCATGGTCACACATAATCCAGAACTTGCTTATGACTACGCTGATCGCATTATCGAATTTTCTGATGGGAAAATAAAAAATGATTCAAAGCCTCACACAGAAGAGAGCCATGACAATGAGTTTAAATTAAAACGAACAAAAATGAGCTTTTTCACTGCATTAAAACTATCATTTAATAATTTACGAACTAAAAAGGGACGAACCCTTCTGACAGCATTTGCTTCTAGTATTGGGATTATTAGTATCGGAATTGTCTTATCATTATCAAATGGCTTTCAAATCCAAATTGATAAAACACAAACCGAGACATTATCTAAATTTCCAATCACGATTTCACAAGTTACAACTGACCAATCAATGAATCAACGAAATGCTTTAGGAAGTGACCAAGCAAAATATTCAAAGAAAAAAGAAGTAACACCAAAACTTAGTGAACAAGATAAATCACAACATATCAATAAAATTAATCAAGAATATGTTGATTATATCAAAGATATTAATCCAAACTTAACTAACAGTATTGGCTACTCTAGGACAGTGGCGATGAATATGTTAGGAAATGTTGATGGTGATATCAAACCAATTAGTTTCTCAAATGCTGCACCGAATAATAACAACTCAATGGAATCAGCCATGTCTTCTATGACTGGAATTGGTATCTCATCATTTCCAACAAAGTTAAACAAAGATTCTAAAGATTTCTTACAAGAAAACTACAATGTGATTGCCGGAGACTACCCAAGATCTTCAACAGATGTCGTTTTAATTGTTGATAAACAAAATTCAACCAATATTAATGCCTTAAAAAATATTGGTTTAGATGTAAAAGAAGATGACCCAATTCCTTTTGACGATATTGTTGGAAAAGAATTTAAATTAATTTCAAATAATGATTTTTACCAAAAAATCCCAACAGGAAATTATATTCCTAACACTGACTATAAAAAAATGTATGACAGTAACAACAACACAACTATCAGAGTAAGTGGGATTTTACGTATCAAACCATCATCTAGCATGAATTTATTATCACCCGGTTTTGCCTATAGTAATGACTTAACTGCCAAAATTGTGGAAGAAAATGAGCAATCTGATATTGTCAAAGCCCAACGTGACAGTAATAAAAATGTCATGAACAATGAAACACTGGATGCACAAGCTAAAGAAAACTTACTGGCTTATCTTGGTGGTACCACTACTCCTTCAAGTATCCTAATTTATCCTAATAACTTTAGTGATAAACAAGATATTTTAACTTACTTAGATAAATACAATAAAGGCAAAGACAAAGCAGATCGTGTTTTATATACTGACCTAGCTGGCACGATGACTCAACTGACTGGTGGCCTAATGGACGCTATCACCTATGTCTTGATTGCGTTTGCTGGTATTTCTCTTGTTACTAGTATGATTATGATTGGTATCATCACTTATACTTCTGTTCTTGAAAGAACAAAAGAAATTGGTGTTCTAAAAGCATTAGGTGCTAGAAAGAAAGATATCACACGTGTGTTTGATGCAGAAACATGTATTTTAGGTATTGCCTCTGGTTCACTAGGAGTCCTTATTGCTTATGCATCAACGTTCCCTATTAATAACCTATTATATAAACTAACTGATTTAAAAAATGTAGCTCAACTTAATCCAAAACATGCGATTATTTTAGTCATCATTTCAACAGTTTTAACAATGATTGGTGGTCACATCCCAGCTCGTATTGCTGCGAAAAAAGATGCTGCGATTGCATTAAGAGCTGATTAA
- a CDS encoding RpiB/LacA/LacB family sugar-phosphate isomerase, translating into MKIIMGADPSGLALKNDVKKHLLSKGLDVTDITQNNEQAYYSVGFNIGKAIANQEYDRGFIFCGTGMGVSIVANKFTGVYSALCESIETATLSRKINNANVLAMGGLIITPYIAKEMADAFLNTDFSYNFSEGSPEYLQSAYKTIQNLEPTILKENNSL; encoded by the coding sequence ATGAAAATTATTATGGGAGCAGATCCTTCAGGCTTAGCTTTAAAAAATGATGTGAAAAAACATCTACTATCAAAAGGATTGGATGTAACTGATATTACCCAAAATAATGAACAGGCATACTATTCTGTTGGTTTTAACATTGGAAAAGCGATAGCAAATCAAGAATACGATCGAGGATTTATTTTTTGTGGAACTGGTATGGGGGTGAGCATTGTCGCAAATAAATTTACGGGGGTATACTCTGCCTTGTGTGAAAGTATTGAAACGGCTACGTTATCAAGAAAAATAAATAATGCTAACGTACTGGCAATGGGTGGCTTGATTATAACGCCATATATAGCAAAAGAAATGGCTGATGCCTTTTTAAACACTGATTTTTCGTATAATTTTTCTGAAGGAAGCCCTGAGTACTTACAATCAGCATACAAAACGATACAAAATCTTGAACCGACTATTTTAAAAGAAAATAATTCTCTTTAA